One genomic window of Salvia miltiorrhiza cultivar Shanhuang (shh) chromosome 4, IMPLAD_Smil_shh, whole genome shotgun sequence includes the following:
- the LOC131020932 gene encoding DUF21 domain-containing protein At4g14240, giving the protein MHFVNAAALLSIALKNGGGGGGGGGMLGSEIEFGDVWWYVYAGISCLLVMFAGVMSGLTLGLMSLGLVELEILQRSGTPSEKKQAARIFPVVQKQHQLLVTLLLCNAGAMEALPLYLDKIFNQYVAIILSVTFVLFFGEVIPQAICTRYGLAVGANFVWLVRFLMVICYPIAYPIGKVLDLVLGHNDALFRRAQLKALVSIHSQEAGKGGELTHDETTIISGALDLTEKTAEEAMTPIESTFSLDVNSKLDWEAIGKVLARGHSRVPVYSGNPKNIIGLLLVKSLLTVRAETETPVSAVSIRRIPRVPADMPLYDILNEFQKGSSHMAAVVKPKGQSKRPPSILEKSEGNEPTNGDSDIATPLLAKKEDKSDTVVVDIEKVSRPPSKANLAYNEAVLNGLVAPDESEDGEVIGIITLEDVFEELLQEEIVDETDEYVDVHKRIRVAAAAAASSVARAPSIRRLTAQKGAGSKQGLTLKKAGEDDTTSAKLQRW; this is encoded by the exons ATGCACTTTGTAAATGCGGCGGCGCTGCTCTCGATAGCGTTGaagaacggcggcggcggcggcggaggaggagggaTGTTAGGATCGGAGATAGAGTTCGGCGACGTGTGGTGGTACGTCTACGCGGGAATATCGTGCCTATTGGTGATGTTCGCGGGGGTAATGTCGGGGCTCACGCTGGGACTCATGTCGCTGGGCCTCGTCGAGCTCGAGATCCTCCAGCGCAGCGGCACCCCCTCCGAGAAGAAACAGGCTG CTAGGATATTTCCGGTGGTTCAGAAGCAGCATCAGCTTCTTGTGACATTGCTTTTATGTAATGCCGGTGCAATGGAG GCCCTTCCTCTCTACCTAGACAAGATCTTCAATCAATATGTTGCCATTATACTATCAGTCACTTTTGTCTTATTTTTTGGAGAG GTCATCCCTCAAGCAATATGCACTAGATATGGGCTCGCCGTGGGTGCTAATTTTGTGTGGCTTGTTCGTTTTCTGATGGTCATTTGCTACCCGATTGCTTACCCAATTGGCAAG GTTCTGGATTTGGTTCTGGGACACAATGATGCACTTTTTAGACGAGCTCAGCTGAAAGCTCTTGTTTCTATCCACAGCCAGGAG GCTGGAAAAGGCGGTGAACTAACACATGATGAGACAACAATTATTAGTGGAGCGCTTGATTTGACGGAGAAG ACTGCTGAGGAGGCCATGACGCCAATCGAGTCAACATTTTCACTTGATGTTAACTCAAAGCTAGACTG GGAAGCAATTGGTAAGGTTCTGGCTCGTGGTCATAGCCGCGTTCCTGTCTATTCTGGGAATCCGAAGAACATTATCGGACTTTTACTG GTAAAAAGTCTTCTCACTGTGAGAGCAGAAACAGAGACTCCTGTTAGTGCTGTTTCTATTCGAAGAATTCCTCG TGTTCCTGCGGATATGCCCCTTTACGACATACTCAACGAGTTCCAAAAGGGTAGCAGCCATATGGCAGCTGTTGTGAAGCCCAAAGGCCAAAGCAAAAGGCCTCCGTCGATTTTGGAGAAGTCCGAGGGGAACGAACCCACTAATGGGGATTCGGACATAGCTACCCCGTTGCTAGCAAAGAAAGAAGACAAATCAGATACTGTTGTGGTCGATATTGAAAAGGTTTCAAGGCCTCCATCAAAAGCTAACCTCGCATATAATGAAGCAGTTCTGAACGGATTGGTTGCTCCGGATGAGTCGGAAGATGGCGAGGTCATCGGCATCATCACCTTAGAAGATGTCTTCGAAGAACTTCTACAG GAGGAGATCGTTGATGAGACAGATGAGTATGTCGATGTCCATAAAAGGATACGCGTAGCAGCAGCTGCAGCTGCTTCGTCAGTTGCACGAGCCCCTTCAATCCGGAGGTTAACAGCCCAGAAAGGAGCT GGATCGAAGCAAGGGCTGACTCTGAAAAAGGCGGGGGAGGACGACACCACCTCCGCGAAGTTGCAGCGTTGGTGA